The Pseudomonas sp. SCB32 DNA window CTTGCTGGAGGCGCATCAGCCGCCGAATACCGGGGTCTGGGCGCTTTATCCACAGCAGCGGCACCTGTCACCCAAGGTTCGGCAATTGGTGGATCACCTGAAGGAAGGCCTGCAACACCTGCAGCCACAGCCCCTGTCATAGGACAAGCGTGGCCGGGCCTGCTTGGCTAGAATGGCGGGCTTCCCGCAACACAGGTTCAAGGACGACAGATGTCAGCCCTATTCTCCTTCCGCGAGCGCTATCTCGTGCGCTTCTGGTCGCCACTCCCGACCTTGATCGCCCTCGGCGTCGCCTCGGCCTACTACTTCGCCATGACCGGCACCTTCTGGGCGGTCACCGGCGAATTCACGCGCTGGGGCGGGCATGTACTGTCCTGGTTCGGCCTGCAGCCGCAGGAGTGGAGCTATTTCAAGATCATCGGCCTGCAAGGCACGCCGCTGGACCGCATCGATGGCGTGATGATCATCGGCATGTTCCTCGGCGCGTTGTGCTGCGCACTCTGGGCCGGAAACGTCAGCCTGCGCTGGCCAACCAGCAAGCGGCGCCTGCTGCAGGGGCTGGTCGGTGGAGTGATCGCCGGCTTCGGCGCGCGCCTGGCGATGGGCTGCAACCTTGCGGCTTTCTTTACCGGCATCCCGATGTTCTCGGTGCACGCCTGGGCCTTCATGTTCTCCACCGTGATCGGTGCCTGGTTCGGCGTGAAGATCAGCCTGCTGCCTTTTCTGCGCATTCCACTGAAAGTTGGCGGCAAGGCTGCGGCCTTGCCAAGCGCCAAGGCCCTGGCCCGCCGCGCGAAGCTGCAATGGCGCCTGGGCATGGGCGTCCTGGCGCTGGCCGCGCTGTTCGCCGCCTGGCGCTTCGAGGCCTCCCTCGTGCTGGGCATGGCCTGTCTGTTCGGCCTGCTCTTCGGCGGCCTGATCGAGCGTGCGCAGATCTGCTTCACCAGCGCCGCCCGCGACCTCTGGACCACCGGCCGGACCCAGGCCGCGCTGGGCATCCTGCTAGGCATGGCGGCCGCCTGTCTCGGCACCTTCGCCGCGATCCACAACGGTCTGCCGCCGAAGATATTCTGGATGGGCCCCAACGCCGTGATCGGCGGCGTGCTGTTCGGCATCGGCATCGTGCTGGCCGGCGGCTGCGAGACCGGCTGGATGTACCGTTCGATGGAGGGCCAGGTGCACTTCTGGGTAGTAGGTGTCGGCAACGTGATCGGCGGCACGCTGGTCGCCGTGTACTGGGATCAGTTCGGCACCAGCCTCGCCCTGCCCTATCCCAAACTCAACCTGCTGCAGGAATTCGGCCCTGGAGGCGGCCTGCTGATCACCTTCGCCGGCCTCGCTCTCTGCATGCTGTTGGTGCAACTCAACGCGCAACGATTCACCCGCAAACGGAAACCGTCCGATGCCCGACACCAAGACGCCGACGCTGTCGCTTGATCTGCGCGGCGAACACTGCCCGTACAACGCCATCGCCACCCTGGAAACCCTGGAGACGCTCAAGCCGGGCGATCTGCTGGAGGTGATCACCGACTGTTCGCAATCGGTGCATGGCATTCCCGAGGACACCCAGCGTCATGGCTACCACTGCCTGGCAGTGGAGCAGCATGGGGCGTTGTTCCGCTTTCTGATTGAAGTGCCGATGCTGGGCTGATGAACGTGGTGTAGGAGCGGACTCCGTCGCTCGACCTGTAGGAGCGCGCCATGCGCGCGATCGCGGGTATGGCCCGCTCCTACAGGGAGGTTCGTTCTAACCGCGAATGACTCAGTGCTTGGCGAAGTTACGCTGCAGGCGCTGCAGGTCTTCCGGGGTGGTGACCTTGATGTTGTCCACCCGCCCTTCCACCATGCGCGGCTTGTAGCCCGCCCATTCCATGGCCGAGGCTTCGTCGGTGATGGCCGCGTCGGCCACCAGCGCATCGGCGAGCGCGCGATGCAGCGCACCGAGGCGGAACATCTGCGGGGTGTAGGCCTGCCAGACCACACTGCGGTCGATGGTCTCGACCACACGGCCATTGGCATCGACGCGCTTCAAGGTATCCCGCGCGGGCACGCCAAGCAGGCCGCCCACGGTATCGAATTCCAATTCGTCCAGCAGGCGATCCAGATCGGCGCGCGCCAGGTTCGGCCGGGCAGCGTCGTGCACCAGCACCCAATCATCGGTGGCGGCGCCGAGCTCACTCAGGCGCAGCAAGCCATTGAGCACCGAAGCGGCACGCTCACGGCCGCCTTCGGCACGCTGGATCAGTTCGTTGGAGGCGCTCGGCAGGGTCGGCCACCAGGGATCATCGGCGGCCAGGCACACCACCAGGCCCTTGAGCCGGGGATGACCAAGGAAACAGTCGAGAGTACGTTCGAGAATGCTGCGACCGGCAAGGTCGAGGTATTGCTTGGGGCGATCGGCACGCATCCGCGAACCGATGCCGGCGGCCGGTATTACGGCCCAGAAGGCAGGAGTGGTCATTGCGCGAGCTGGTAGAGGGTTTCCTTGTCCTTGACCATGCCGAGTTCGTGGCGGGCACGCTCCTCGACCGTCTCGGTGCCTTTCTTGAGCTCGGCCACTTCGGCCTCGAGGATGCGGTTACGCTCGAGCAGACGCTCGTTTTCGCCCTGCTGGTCGGCGATCTGCTTCTGCAGGTCGCGCACCTGCGCCAGGCTGCCATCGCCGACCCACAGGCGATACTGCAAACCGGCCAACGCCAGGATCAGCACGACGAACAGCCAATAAGGGCTACGTAACCTCAAACCATCAGCTCCATATGCAAAGGGGTGGCTCCTGCCACCCCTTCACCGTACCAGACTAGCGTCAGCCGCGGAATTCCGCGCGACCACGGTACGGCGCCTTGGCGCCCAGTTGCTCTTCGATACGCAGCAGCTGGTTGTACTTGGAGACGCGGTCGGAGCGGCACAGGGAGCCAGTCTTGATCTGACCGGCGGCGGTGCCGACAGCCAGGTCAGCGATGGTGCTGTCCTCGGTTTCGCCCGAACGGTGCGAGATCACTGCGGTGAAGCCGGCGGCCTTGGCCATCTGGATGGCTTCCAAGGTTTCGGTCAGCGAGCCGATCTGGTTGAACTTGATCAGGATCGAGTTGCCGATCTTCTCGTCGATGCCGCGCTTGAGGATCTTGGTGTTGGTTACGAACAGGTCGTCACCGACCAGCTGCACCTTCTCGCCGATCTTGTCGGTCAGGACTTTCCAGCCAGCCCAGTCGGACTCGTCCATGCCGTCTTCGATAGAGATGATCGGGTAGCGCTGAGTCAGGCCGGCCAGGTAGTCGGCGAAACCTTCGGCGCTGAACACTTTACCTTCGCCTTCCAGGTCGTACTTGCCGTCCTTGAAGAACTCGGAGGAAGCGCAGTCCAGGGCCAGGGTCACGTCTTCGCCCAGCTTGTAGCCGGCGTTGGCGACGGCTTCGGCGATGGCGGCCAGGGCGTCTTCATTGGAAGCCAGGTTCGGCGCGAAGCCACCTTCGTCACCCACGGCGGTATTCAGGCCACGGGCCTTCAGCACGGCTTTGAGGTGGTGGAAGATCTCGGCGCCCATGCGCAGCGCGTCGGCGAAGTTCTTGGCGCCAACCGGCTGAACCATGAACTCCTGGATGTCGACGTTGTTATCGGCGTGCTCGCCGCCGTTGATGATGTTCATCATCGGAACCGGCATGGAGTACTGGCCCGGGGTGCCGTTCAGGTCGGCGATGTGCGCGTACAGCGGCACGCCCTTGGCCTGAGCGGCGGCCTTGGCGGCAGCCAGGGACACGGCCAGGATGGCGTTGGCGCCCAGCTTGCCTTTGTTCTCGGTGCCGTCGAGGTCGATCATCGCGTGATCCAGACCTTTCTGGTCAGCCGCGTCCTTGCCCAGCAGCAGGTCGCGGATCGGGCCGTTGATGTTGGCCACGGCTTTCAGCACGCCCTTGCCCAGGTAACGGCTCTTGTCGCCATCGCGCAGTTCGAGAGCCTCGCGGGAACCGGTGGATGCACCGGACGGGGCGCAAGCGCTGCCGACGATGCCGTTGTCCAGGATCACGTCCGCTTCAACAGTCGGGTTGCCGCGGGAGTCCAGGACCTCACGGCCCTTGATGTCGACGATCTTTGCCATTCTTGATAACACTCCGAAGATAGAGATAAACGGGGCGGCTGGTGAGACGTTCAGAACCTGCTCGATGTCTGCTCAAGGCAGCATCGAGCGGATTCTCAGGCAGTCTCGATAGTGGGGAAACTCTTGACCAGGTCGTCCAGCTGCTTGAGCTGGGACAGGAAAGGCTCGAGCTTGTTCAGGCGCAGGGCGCACGGACCGTCGCATTTGGCGTTCTCGGGGTCCGGATGGGCCTCCAGGAACAGGCCGGCGAGGCCCTGGCTCATGCCGGCCTTGGCCAGGTCGGTGACCTGGGCGCGGCGGCCGCCGGCGGAATCGGCGCGACCACCCGGCATCTGCAGGGCGTGGGTCACGTCGAAGAACACCGGGTACTCGAACTGCTTCATGATGCCGAAGCCGAGCATGTCCACCACCAG harbors:
- the eno gene encoding phosphopyruvate hydratase, with translation MAKIVDIKGREVLDSRGNPTVEADVILDNGIVGSACAPSGASTGSREALELRDGDKSRYLGKGVLKAVANINGPIRDLLLGKDAADQKGLDHAMIDLDGTENKGKLGANAILAVSLAAAKAAAQAKGVPLYAHIADLNGTPGQYSMPVPMMNIINGGEHADNNVDIQEFMVQPVGAKNFADALRMGAEIFHHLKAVLKARGLNTAVGDEGGFAPNLASNEDALAAIAEAVANAGYKLGEDVTLALDCASSEFFKDGKYDLEGEGKVFSAEGFADYLAGLTQRYPIISIEDGMDESDWAGWKVLTDKIGEKVQLVGDDLFVTNTKILKRGIDEKIGNSILIKFNQIGSLTETLEAIQMAKAAGFTAVISHRSGETEDSTIADLAVGTAAGQIKTGSLCRSDRVSKYNQLLRIEEQLGAKAPYRGRAEFRG
- the yedF gene encoding sulfurtransferase-like selenium metabolism protein YedF, with protein sequence MPDTKTPTLSLDLRGEHCPYNAIATLETLETLKPGDLLEVITDCSQSVHGIPEDTQRHGYHCLAVEQHGALFRFLIEVPMLG
- the yedE gene encoding selenium metabolism membrane protein YedE/FdhT, translating into MSALFSFRERYLVRFWSPLPTLIALGVASAYYFAMTGTFWAVTGEFTRWGGHVLSWFGLQPQEWSYFKIIGLQGTPLDRIDGVMIIGMFLGALCCALWAGNVSLRWPTSKRRLLQGLVGGVIAGFGARLAMGCNLAAFFTGIPMFSVHAWAFMFSTVIGAWFGVKISLLPFLRIPLKVGGKAAALPSAKALARRAKLQWRLGMGVLALAALFAAWRFEASLVLGMACLFGLLFGGLIERAQICFTSAARDLWTTGRTQAALGILLGMAAACLGTFAAIHNGLPPKIFWMGPNAVIGGVLFGIGIVLAGGCETGWMYRSMEGQVHFWVVGVGNVIGGTLVAVYWDQFGTSLALPYPKLNLLQEFGPGGGLLITFAGLALCMLLVQLNAQRFTRKRKPSDARHQDADAVA
- the ispD gene encoding 2-C-methyl-D-erythritol 4-phosphate cytidylyltransferase; the protein is MTTPAFWAVIPAAGIGSRMRADRPKQYLDLAGRSILERTLDCFLGHPRLKGLVVCLAADDPWWPTLPSASNELIQRAEGGRERAASVLNGLLRLSELGAATDDWVLVHDAARPNLARADLDRLLDELEFDTVGGLLGVPARDTLKRVDANGRVVETIDRSVVWQAYTPQMFRLGALHRALADALVADAAITDEASAMEWAGYKPRMVEGRVDNIKVTTPEDLQRLQRNFAKH
- the ftsB gene encoding cell division protein FtsB gives rise to the protein MRLRSPYWLFVVLILALAGLQYRLWVGDGSLAQVRDLQKQIADQQGENERLLERNRILEAEVAELKKGTETVEERARHELGMVKDKETLYQLAQ